From the Penicillium oxalicum strain HP7-1 chromosome V, whole genome shotgun sequence genome, one window contains:
- a CDS encoding KRR1 small subunit processome component → MPSTYKKDKPWDTDDIDKWKIDEFKPEDNAGGSFAEESSFMTLFPKYREQYLKEAWPGVTRSLEKMGIACTLDLVEGSMTVKTTRKTYDPAAILKARDLIKLLARSVPVTQALKILQDDVACDIIKIRNQVRNKERFVKRRQRILGPNGSTLKALELLTSTYILVQGNTVAVMGPFKGLKEVRRIIDDCMANIHPIYHIKELMIKRELAKDPTLATESWDRFLPNFKKRTLSKRRVPFKVTDKEKKVYTPFPPAPEKSKVDLQIESGEYFLSKEAKDRAHKEEVMERQRVKREEKMREREKDFVAPEEQTPADLDKEKKKKKEKKEKKEKSKRKRDHETDGEETTEHSEKKKKKKSKSKETSSDQE, encoded by the exons ATGCCCTCCACGTACAAGAAGGATAAACCATGGGACACAGATGACATTGACAAGTGGAAG ATCGATGAATTCAAACCCGAAGACAATGCAGGAGGTAGCTTCGCCGAGGAGTCATCCTTTATGACGCTTTTCCCCAAGTACCGCGAACAATATTTGAAGGAAGCATGGCCCGGTGTCACTCGATcgttggagaagatgggaatTGCCTGCACACTCGATTTGGTGGAAGGAAGCATGACCGTCAAGACTACCCGAAAGACCTACGATCCCGCCGCGATCCTCAAAGCGCGTGACCTGATCAAGCTGCTTGCTCGAAGTGTCCCCGTCACCCAGGCCCTGAAGATTCTGCAGGACGACGTGGCATGCGACATCATCAAGATTCGGAACCAAGTGCGGAATAAGGAGCGTTTCGTCAAGCGCCGACAGCGTATTCTCGGTCCTAACGGTTCCACCCTCAAGGCACTGGAGCTGCTGACCAGCACTTATATTCTGGTGCAAGGAAATACTGTGGCGGTGATGGGCCCATTCAAGGGCTTGAAGGAGGTGCGGAGAATTATCGACGACTGCATGGCGAACATCCACCCCATCTACCACATCAAGGAATTGATGATCAAGCGTGAGCTCGCCAAGGACCCCACACTGGCAACCGAGTCGTGGGATCGATTCCTGCCCAACTTCAAGAAGCGCACACTGTCCAAACGTCGGGTTCCATTCAAGGTCAccgacaaggagaagaaggtgtACACCCCCTTCCCGCCTGCGCCCGAGAAGAGCAAGGTCGACCTGCAGATCGAGTCTGGAGAATACTTCCTGTCCAAGGAAGCCAAGGATCGTGCACACAAGGAGGAGGTCATGGAACGCCAGCGCGTCAAGCGCGAAGAGAAGATGCGCGAGCGAGAGAAGGATTTTGTGGCGCCCGAAGAGCAAACCCCCGCCGATCtcgacaaggagaagaaaaagaagaaggagaaaaaggagaagaaagaaaagagcaaGCGCAAGCGCGACCACGAAACCGATGGAGAGGAAACCACCGAGCACagcgaaaagaagaaaaagaagaagagcaagtcCAAAGAGACGTCCTCCGATCAGGAGTAA
- a CDS encoding 3-ketoacyl-CoA thiolase, peroxisomal yields the protein MSSPQQRLSSITKQLSPASAGVSVARANILAKNPDDVVITYLARTPLTKARKGGLKDTSVDNLLISLLTAVRENSKIEPSLVEDVSVGNCLAPGATYLARSAVLAAGFPVTTAASVSNRFCSSGLLAIQNIANQIIAGSIDIGIAVGAESMSTNADGGAPEMAERINKHPIASQNYMPMGHTSENVAAQFGITREQHDQFAAKSFQKAERAQKAGWLKDEIIPIKTQIKDPKTGEVKDVVVDRDDGIRYGTTPESLSKVRAAFPQWQPSATTGGNASQITDGAAALLLMKRSQAQKLGQPIIGKFCGATVAGLEPRIMGIGPTLAIPKILGKFGLTKDDVDIFEINEAFASMGVYCVSKLELDEAKVNPRGGAIAFGHPLGATGARQVVTALSELRRRDERVAVTSMCVGTGMGMAGIFVSEH from the exons ATGTCTTCGCCGCAACAACGGCTGTCGTCCATCACCAAGCAGCTGTCCCCTGCTTCTGCAGGCGTCTCCGTTGCGAGAGCAAACATTCTCGCTAAAAACCCAGACGATGTG GTGATCACGTATCTTGCCCGGACGCCTCTCACCAAGGCTCGGAAAGGTGGCCTCAAAGATACATCGGTCGACAACCTCTTGATTTCTCTCCTCACC GCCGTCCGCGAGAACTCCAAGATCGAACCCAGTCTCGTCGAGGATGTCTCGGTTGGTAACTGTCTCGCCCCGGGTGCCACCTACCTGGCTCGGTCCGCTGTGCTGGCCGCTGGATTCCCCGTGACTACGGCGGCGTCGGTCTCCAACCGATTCTGCTCCTCAGGACTGCTGGCGATTCAGAACATTGCGAATCAGATCATCGCCGGATCCATCGATATTGGTATCGCGGTAGGCGCGGAGAGCATGAGCACCAATGCGGACGGTGGTGCGCCCGAGATGGCTGAGCGGATCAACAAGCACCCCATCGCCTCCCAGAATTACATGCCTATGGGCCACACCTCAGAGAATGTGGCGGCGCAGTTTGGCATCACTCGCGAACAGCACGATCAGTTCGCAGCGAAGAGTTTCCAAAAGGCGGAACGCGCACAGAAGGCTGGCTGGTTGAAGGACGAGATCATCCCCATCAAGACGCAGATCAAGGACCCCAAAACGGGCGAGGTCAAGGATGTGGTGGTCGACCGAGACGATGGCATTCGCTACGGAACCACGCCGGAGTCGCTGAGCAAAGTGCGCGCTGCGTTCCCGCAGTGGCAGCCGAGTGCGACGACCGGCGGTAACGCCAGTCAGATCACGGACGGCGCGGCGGCACTGCTGTTGATGAAGCGATCCCAGGCGCAGAAGTTGGGCCAGCCAATTATTGGCAAGTTCTGCGGTGCGACTGTGGCGGGCCTGGAGCCTCGAATCATGGGCATCGGGCCTACTTTGGCCATTCCCAAGATTCTGGGCAAATTTGGCCTCACCAAGGATGATGTGGACATCTTTGAGATTAATGAAGCCTTTGCCTCGATG GGTGTTTACTGTGTCAGCAAATTGGAGCTGGACGAAGCCAAGGTGAACCCACGAGGCGGTGCCAT TGCATTTGGCCATCCCTTGGGCGCAACGGGTGCTCGTCAAGTAGTCACTGCGTTGTCAGAATTGCGTCGCCGCGATGAGCGTGTGGCCGTGACGTCCATGTGTGTGGGAACA GGCATGGGCATGGCTGGAATTTTCGTCTCTGAACACTAA
- a CDS encoding putative glucan endo-1,3-beta-glucosidase eglC: MFSKQAIALAFSIAAAQAAHQGFNYGATKPDGGVAYEADFKTQFQTAKNLVGTSGFTSARLYTMIQGGTANTPIEAIPAAIAEETSLLLGLWASGGNIDNEIAALKSAISTYGEAFTKLVVGISVGSEDLYRNSVTGAKNNAGVGVNPDVLVNYIKQVKSAIAGTSLGSASIGHVDTWDAWTNGTNAAVINEIDWLGFDGYPYFQTTMANGIDQGKALFDDAVAKTKAVANGKEVWITETGWPVSGPTENDAVASIANAKQYWDQVGCPLFGETNTWWYLLADGSASPSFGITDSPSNTQPLFDLSCKNPSSSSSASASATKTGVDLGAGTSAATATATGSSSGSGSSSGSGSSSGSGSSSGSGSSGSGSGSSMGMGSYSTTMVSVPASHTPAPASSTPLIPSGASPSSSGAVAGSGAAATATGTSSTGSGSGSSSGSSGSSSSGSGSSSGSSGSGSESGAGSAAGSSSSATPSSYVGFNSAARSSGSAVTALAAALVLAIAV; the protein is encoded by the coding sequence ATGTTCTCCAAGCAAGCTATCGCTCTGGCCTTCTCTATTGCCGCTGCCCAGGCCGCTCACCAGGGTTTCAACTATGGTGCCACCAAGCCTGATGGTGGTGTCGCCTACGAGGCCGACTTCAAGACCCAGTTCCAAACTGCCAAGAACCTCGTCGGCACCTCGGGCTTCACCAGTGCCCGTCTCTATACCATGATCCAGGGCGGTACCGCCAACACCCCCATTGAGGCTATCCCCGCTGCCATTGCCGAGGAGACCTCCCTCCTGCTCGGTCTCTGGGCCTCTGGCGGCAACATCGACAACGAGATTGCTGCCCTCAAGTCCGCCATCAGCACCTACGGTGAGGCCTTCACCAAGTTGGTCGTCGGTATCTCCGTTGGTAGTGAGGATCTCTACCGCAACTCTGTCACCGGTGCCAAGAACAATGCCGGTGTTGGTGTCAACCCCGACGTGCTCGTCAACTACATCAAGCAGGTCAAGTCCGCCATCGCCGGCACTTCTCTGGGTAGTGCCTCCATCGGTCACGTCGACACCTGGGACGCCTGGACCAACGGCACCAACGCCGCCGTCATCAACGAGATTGACTGGCTCGGCTTCGACGGCTACCCCTACTTCCAGACTACCATGGCCAATGGCATCGACCAGGGCAAGGCGCTCTTCGACGATGCTGtcgccaagaccaaggccgtCGCCAACGGCAAGGAGGTCTGGATCACCGAGACCGGTTGGCCCGTCAGCGGTCCTACTGAGAATGACGCCGTCGCTTCCATCGCCAATGCCAAGCAGTACTGGGACCAGGTTGGCTGCCCTCTCTTCGGTGAGACCAACACCTGGTGGTACCTCCTCGCCGACGGCAGTGCCAGCCCCAGCTTCGGTATCACCGACAGCCCCTCCAACACCCAGCCTCTGTTTGACCTCTCCTGCAAGAACCCTTCATCCTCCAGCTCCGCTTCTGCATCTGCCACCAAGACTGGCGTTGACCTTGGTGCCGGCACTTCTGCtgccactgccactgccacTGGCTCTtcctctggctctggctcttcttctggctctggctcttccTCTGGCTCCggctcttcttctggctctggctcttctgGCTCCGGTTCCGGCTCTTCCATGGGCATGGGCAGCTACTCTACCACCATGGTCAGCGTCCCCGCCAGTCACACTCCTGCCCCTGCCTCCTCTACTCCTCTGATCCCCTCCGGCGCTTCTCCCTCGTCCTCTGGTGCCGTTGCTGGCTCCGGCGCAGCTGCTACCGCCACTGGTACTTCCAGCACCGGCTCAGGCTCTGGCTCTAGCTCCGGCTCATCCGGCTCCTccagctctggctctggctcttcttccggcagctctggctctggatcCGAGTCTGGTGCCGGCTCTGCTGCCGGCTCCAGCAGCTCTGCCACCCCCAGCTCCTATGTGGGCTTCAACTCGGCTGCCCGCTCCTCCGGCTCGGCTGTGACTGCTCTTGCCGCTGCGCTGGTTCTCGCCATTGCCGTATAA
- a CDS encoding Major facilitator-type transporter ecdD encodes MVDVQHLVGTADLSLIEAPVTWHAYMICGFASFGGILYGYDSGYISGVLGMDYVKAHFGDAVPKSDENPTGFMIPSSRKSLITSILSAGTFIGALLGGTIAERIGRRLTIMLSCLIFAVGVAVQVGTESVGGLVAGRFVAGLGVGGVSATVVLYVSEISPRKVRGLLVSAYQWAITIGLLVASGVDQGCKDIDSRSSYRIPIGLQFIWAAILAAGLFVLPESPRYYVRCGRMDDALCSLERVRGQPGTNPAIQAELAEIKANFEYEKQLTNTSWIDCFQGGLSPRGNLRRVLAGICLQMFQQWTGINFIFYYGTTFFQSVGMKNPFLISTIMNVVNVVTTPASFWMVEKLGRRPLLLGGAAVMCVCEFLVAIIGVAKEGSQAANTCLIVFTCLYIAAFATTWGPAAWVVVGEIYPLPIRAKGVALATASNWLWNCVIAVITPYMVDENEGNLKVKVFFVWGSALFLCLLFAYFFIPETKGLTLEQIDKMLEETTPAASAKWKPHDTFAHEMGMLEKVDSGVGRAEPHNHNHDIANDEVRGSA; translated from the exons ATGGTGGATGTACAACATCTTGTCGGCACGGCTGATCTCAGCCTCATCGAAGCTCCAGTCACCTGGCATGCTTACATGATATGTGGCTTCGCCAGCTTTGGAG GCATTCTGTATGGCTATGACTCTGGTTACATCTCTGGTGTCCTTGGTATGGACTACGTCAAGGCGCATTTCGGCGACGCGGTGCCCAAGTCTGATGAGAATCCAACTGGCTTCATGATTCCCAGCTCCCGCAAATCGCTGATCACCTCTATTCTGTCTGCGGGTACTTTCATCGGTGCGCTACTGGGTGGTACAATTGCTGAGCGAATTGGTCGGCGTCTCACCATCATGCTTTCGTGCCTGATCTTCGCTGTTGGCGTTGCTGTCCAGGTCGGAACAGAAAGTGTTGGTGGTCTGGTTGCTGGCCGTTTCGTTGCTGGTCTTGGTGTCGGTGGTGTCTCGGCTACCGTGGTCCTCTATGTCTCCGAGATCAGCCCTCGTAAAGTTCGTGGTTTACTCGTCTCTGCCTACCAGTGGGCTATCACCATTGGCTTGCTGGTGGCTTCGGGAGTAGACCAGGGTTGTAAGGACATCGACTCTCGCTCATCTTACCGGATCCCCATCGGCCTTCAGTTCATTTGGGCTGCTATCCTTGCTGCAGGACTATTTGTGCTCCCTGAGTCGCCTCGCTACTACGTTCGCTGCGGCCGAATGGATGATGCGCTTTGCTCGCTGGAGAGGGTTCGTGGTCAGCCTGGTACCAATCCCGCGATTCAAGCTGAGCTTGCCGAGATCAAAGCCAATTTTGAATATGAGAAACAACTCACCAATACCTCCTGGATCGACTGTTTCCAAGGTGGTCTATCTCCTCGTGGTAACCTGCGCCGAGTGCTTGCCGGAATTTGCCTTCAAATGTTTCAGCAGTGGACCGGTATCAACTTCATCT TTTACTATGGCACAACCTTCTTCCAGTCCGTCGGCATGAAGAACCCTTTCCTTATTTCGACCATCATGAATGTCGTGAACGTGGTGACCACCCCTGCTTCGTTTTGGATGGTCGAAAAGTTAGGGCGTCGACCTTTGCTTCTTGGAGGAGCTGCGGTCATGTGTGTCTGCGAGTTTCTGGTTGCGATCATTGGCGTTGCAAAGGAGGGAAGTCAGGCTGC GAATACTTGCCTCATCGTCTTCACCTGTCTGTACATCGCTGCTTTTGCCACCACTTGGGGTCCAGCTGCGTGGGTCGTGGTCGGTGAGATCTATCCACTTCCCATTCGAGCTAAAGGTGTTGCTCTTGCGACGGCCTCCAACTGGCTGTGGAACTGTGTGATCGCCGTTATTACACCCTACATGGTTGATGAGAACGAAGGCAAtctcaaggtcaaggtgTTCTTCGTTTGGGGTAGTGCTCTCTTCTTGTGCCTGCTCTTCGCCTACTTCTTCATTCCGGAGACCAAGGGCCTCACACTGGAACAAATTGACAAGATGCTTGAGGAGACCACCCCCGCGGCTAGTGCCAAGTGGAAGCCTCACGATACCTTTGCGCACGAGATGGGCATGCTGGAGAAGGTCGACAGTGGCGTCGGCCGAGCGGAGCCACACAACCACAACCACGACATCGCCAATGACGAGGTCAGAGGCTCAGCTTAA